ATGACCTCACGGTGACTGATCACGCTGAGCAGTTCGGCGTTGGGGTTGACCCGTGGATCCTCGGCGAACACCCCGTCGACCGCTTTGGCCATCAGCACCACGTCCGCGCCGATCTCCAGCGCCCGCTGCGCGGCCGTCGTGTCGGTGGAAAAGTAGGGCAACCCCATGCCGGCGCCGAAGATCACCACTCGCCCCTTCTCCAGGTGCCGACGGGCCCGCAGCGGGATGTACGGCTCGGCGACCTGCCCCATGGTGATGGCGGTCTGAACGCGGGTGACAATGCCCTCTTTCTCTAGAAAGTCTTGCAGCGCAAGGCTATTCATGACAGTGCCCAGCATTCCCATGTAGTCGGAGCGGGTGCGTTCCATGCCGCGCTGCTGCAGTTGGGCACCGCGGAAGAAGTTGCCGCCACCGATTACCACTGCGACCTGCACGCCGTCGCGGACCACCTCGGCGATCTGGCGGGCCACCTGCGCCACCACGTCAGGATCCAGGCCCACCTGCCCGCCGCCGAACATCTCGCCACCGAGCTTGAGCAGCACGCGCGCGTACTTGGGCCGGCTCGACAGGTCGCCGCCTTGCCCGTTGTCCTGCGGCTCGGTCATCAGACTCCTCGTATAAGAGCGCCATCCCGGCGACCACACCTAGAACGGCAACCCGATCCTCCCGCATGGCCGTCCCCCGGGAGGTAATTCTGCGCCGAACGTGAAACCAGAGCGAAAATTTCGCCCTTGGATTCAAGCGGTGGCTGCGCGCTCGCCGTCCAACTTAATACCCGTGGGCTGCACCGTCGCCCCAGCCAGACCCGCGCCGCCGCGGTCGGGCCGCCCGGGCGAGGACATGGCACGTGTCGAGCACGACCCGCTGCACAGCACCCGACCGGCAGGTGACCGCGCCGACGCGGCTGGCGAAGGCCGCGGCGCATGTTTGACTCTCCGGCCGCGCGGGAATGCGACGCTTGCGGCGGGGAAATCCATGAACTCAACGACATGGCCTCGCGGCGCCGATTAGCAGCCAACGAGGAGGAATCCATGGCGGAAGAAAACAGGAGCGGACCCGCAGAAGGCGTGAAGGGCGTCGTCGAAGACGTCAAGGGCAAGGCCAAGGAAGCGGTCGGCAACCTAGCTGGCCAAGACGAACTGGCCCGTGAGGGCAAGGCCCAGCAAGAAAAGGCCCAGGCGCAGCGAGACGCCGCCAAGAAGGAAGCCGAAGCCGAAGCGGCCCGCGGCGGCGCGGAGGCCGCGGAGAAGAAGCAGCAAACCCACCAGGAATAGCTCGGCAGAAAAGACGGGCCCGGTTCTTGACACATGGACCGGGCCCGTCGGCTGTGCAGCGGTGGGGTAAGCCCCGGTGTGGCAAATGTCACCGCGTCGGTTCATCACCGGTTCACGATCGCCATGTTCAATTGGTTAGTGCCCGGGCCACTTACTTACCGGCGCGGACCAAATGGGATCAGCTAGGCGACGAGCGGCCTTCCCGGCGGCGTAGCCGCGCTCAGTTTCACGCAGACTCGGTCGTTCAACCAACGATGGCGTGTCGTACCGATGAGATATACGGGGAATCATCATGGACACACCAACGCGGTTTCTGTCCTTGGAAGACGGCGGCGCACAGCCCGGCTGGACGCCACCGCTCACCGGTGGATGGTCTGAGCACCTGGGTTGGTTCAGTTTCTATTTCGGCGACGGCCGCTGGGTGTGGTCACCCCAAGTCGAGCAAATGCATGGCTATCGCCCGGGGACGGCAGTTCCAACCACAGAATTGGTGCTGTCCCATGTTCATCCCGACGATCTAGCGCAGGTAGCCCACACCTTGCGGGCACTACGGCGCACACCGCGTCCGTTCAGCTCGCGGCACCGCATCGTGGACGTCGATGACCACATCCATGACGTGGTAGTCAGCGGCGCGCCGTTCTACGACGAACGCGGTGCGCTTCAGGGAATACACGGCTCGTATGTCGACATGACGCCGGCAACCGACGGCTTCGGGGCCGGGGCTGACCGCCAATCCGAATACGCCCGGATGGCGGCGCGCCTGCGTGTGGTGTCCAGCGCCGGTCATACCGACGAGCAGCGGCAACGGGTTCGCGCTGCCACCCGCTGCTGAGCCGCCAGCAATTTCGCTCCCCACAGGCAGATCGCCGAATCGCGTGGACGCCTTACCCGCCCGAGCAGCTGACACCGCCGAATAATCGACGTAGCCCTATCGTCGACACGGGAATCTTCGCCCCGCCGGCCATGGCCTGCGATCGCTCGCACGGAGAGGTGCCCGCTTCTCCCGCAGGACACCTCGCGGCCGCACCGCGGTGTCGTTGTGCCGTCACCAGACGCAACCTCCCCGCGTCGATCGACGCGGGGAGGCCAGCCTGGGCGATTTATGCGTTGGTGGTCCAGATCAGGACGTCTTCGACTCCGTCGTTGTAGACGACGCTGTCCGGCGGAGCGCCGGTCACGTCGAAGTAGATCTTCCCGCTGGCCTGCTGGCCCTGGGCGAGCGGAGCATCGGACAGGCCGTTCGGTGCCGGCTGCGGCGGAATGATCACCCGGTAGTTCTGACCGTTGCCCGCCCGGGCATTGAAGTCTGCGACCAGCGGGGTGACGGTGCCGCTTTGCGCCACCGCGGTCACGTCCGCCTGCCAGATCTTCCCGGCCGGGGGGTAGCCCGGGATCACCACGTTGCTCGGTTGCAGGTTGCTGACCGTATAGGCCGTCACCAGCGGTCCGTCGACCAGCTGTTCGGTGGTGCCGAATCTCTGGATCGTCGGGTTGACGGCAGAAGCCGTTGCAGCAGTGAACACTGTGGCGGTCGCTACCGCGGCCGCGCCGATTGCCGCTTTCACAGCGGCCCTGGTGAACTTCACGCTATCTCCTCTCGATGGAGCCCAGCTTTTGTTCCGGCGGCGCGCACGCTTTGGGCGAACTCCACCGCACGCAACTGTCCATAACCGGTCCACAGCGTCCTCAAACACCGATGGTCGAAGTTGGTCGCCCAGCGTCCAGGCGACGGGCCGCGGCAAATTCGGTTGGCACTGCCTCGAGCTATGCGGGACCCCGCAAGGCGATCGCCCCAGTCGCGCCGAGGAAACAGCGTGACCCGGAGCGCCCGCCGAAGACGATCCAGGCGTTGCGAGCGCCGGGCCGCCAAGCCCGCAATCCTGACCGGTCCAGCCGACACCCTGGCACGGCCTTCCAATCGGCCCGCGCCGCTTACCAATCGACGCCTTGACGAGACGTTGCCTCGCCGGACAGGCGGAGATCACCCCCCAAAGCCGCCGCCGGGAGACGCGACCGTCACCGGCGCACCGGAACCTCCGCCGAGACGGCTTGCTGCGAAGTCCGCTCCCTTGTCGATGATGCTGCCGTCGTCGGCGTATGCATCGTGCGCGGCGAAGTTCATCCCGTCAGAGCACACCGGGTCCTCGGGAGCACACACCTTCATGGTCTTGCCCTGGTACGCCGGGCCAATGACGACGGGTGGCTGGCCGAGGAAGTTCATGGCCCGCACGTTCGGCATGCCGAACAAGACGACCGCGGCAACATGGTCAGCCACGCTGGGCGCCAGAGGCTTTGGCACGGTCGCCGGGTCGACGCCATCCGGCACCGCGGGCGAGGTGACGAAGCCCATGACCGCGGCGCCCTGGGAGTAGCCGCTGAGCACCATCTTGGTCTGCGGGCAGTTCGCCGCCATGGAGACGACGTGGGCGCCCGCGTCTCTGATTCCGTCGAGACCCGATGTGGCCCAATCGTCATTGGCGGGGTAGTTGACCGGATATACGTCGAGCGGCCTTCCGACACGGGAATCGAGCGCGTTGACGAAGGCCTCGCCGGTGGGACCGAGACCCGGAGGCTCGCCGGTACCGCGGGCGAATACCACCTGTGCATCCGGACATGGCTGGGCCGACGCGGATGGCGCGGCCACACCGGACAGGGCATATGCGCTGAGGCCCCCCGCGGCGGCTACCAGCGCGGGGCCCAGGAAACGAAGGCGGGGAAGTACATTCATGCCGCAGGAGGTGCCCATGCGACCGCCTGCCTAAACGACGAATTTTTTCGGCGGCGACCGACGCGGGCCGCGCGGGCTACCTTCGGTTGGCAAGCCGCGGTTTGGTCAGCGAGGCGACGGATCGGTGGACGAGTCGGTGGGCGTACACATGGCCGAAACCGCAGCCCGTCGGACCCCGCCAGCTCATCACGGAAACGCGGCGAATGTGCGTCGAGCGTGTAACGATTGCTCGAACGGTTTTCAAGGTGCCTTTAATTTTTCCGTTCGACTGTTTGCTGATGCCCGAAGCCGGTGCCGCCCACTGCGCCGACTTCTGCCCCCTCAAGCGCAGGTGGCTAAATGGAATCCCCGGTACACCGATTTGTGTTCGCAGTTTGCTCCGGATGATTTGACGGTCACCGCAATTGCGGATTACCCGACTGGTCGAGCGTTTTGTTGTGTCTCGATTTGGGTAGAGACTTGATCACAGTTGTGCTGCGCTCGGCGACGTGCGGCGCAGACCGAATATCCCCGGCCGGCGGGCGAGCGCAGCACTGGCGCACAACACGCGTTCGGCTGGTGGGGAGGTAGCCAGCATGGGAACTGCCGTCGATCACAATGTCACGTCGACCGAGCCGCGGACCCTGCCCGAGCTTCTCCGGTTGCTGGGGGTGAACGATGAGCCGGTGGCCAAACAGTGGGAGCCGATCACAGCGTGGCTTGCCGAGAACGAGGCCAGTCCGGAGTTGTGGATGAGCTTGCTGGCCAACGGTTACGGGTTATTGCTTGAGCAGATGGTTCCGACTTTTCACCGTCCT
This Mycobacterium xenopi DNA region includes the following protein-coding sequences:
- a CDS encoding cutinase family protein; the encoded protein is MGTSCGMNVLPRLRFLGPALVAAAGGLSAYALSGVAAPSASAQPCPDAQVVFARGTGEPPGLGPTGEAFVNALDSRVGRPLDVYPVNYPANDDWATSGLDGIRDAGAHVVSMAANCPQTKMVLSGYSQGAAVMGFVTSPAVPDGVDPATVPKPLAPSVADHVAAVVLFGMPNVRAMNFLGQPPVVIGPAYQGKTMKVCAPEDPVCSDGMNFAAHDAYADDGSIIDKGADFAASRLGGGSGAPVTVASPGGGFGG
- a CDS encoding MPT63 family protein translates to MKFTRAAVKAAIGAAAVATATVFTAATASAVNPTIQRFGTTEQLVDGPLVTAYTVSNLQPSNVVIPGYPPAGKIWQADVTAVAQSGTVTPLVADFNARAGNGQNYRVIIPPQPAPNGLSDAPLAQGQQASGKIYFDVTGAPPDSVVYNDGVEDVLIWTTNA
- the pyrH gene encoding UMP kinase, which codes for MTEPQDNGQGGDLSSRPKYARVLLKLGGEMFGGGQVGLDPDVVAQVARQIAEVVRDGVQVAVVIGGGNFFRGAQLQQRGMERTRSDYMGMLGTVMNSLALQDFLEKEGIVTRVQTAITMGQVAEPYIPLRARRHLEKGRVVIFGAGMGLPYFSTDTTAAQRALEIGADVVLMAKAVDGVFAEDPRVNPNAELLSVISHREVIDRGLRVADATAFSLCMDNGMPILVFNLLTDGNIARAVAGEKIGTLVTT
- a CDS encoding CsbD family protein, encoding MAEENRSGPAEGVKGVVEDVKGKAKEAVGNLAGQDELAREGKAQQEKAQAQRDAAKKEAEAEAARGGAEAAEKKQQTHQE